CGAAGCGCCGCTTTCGTGCCCATCTGCTGTCGGCCGTACGGCGGTTACCGTAAGGGACGGAACGATTCCGCCTGAGTCCGACGGGCGGACCAGGACAGGCAAGGGGGACGTACCGTGACGCGTCTGAGGGGTGGGGCGGTCGCTGCCGTGGTCGTGCTGGTCGCCGTGGCCGGCTGTAGGACGGACAAGGCCGGCGGGTCCTCCGGGTCCGAGCCGACCGGGGGCACCGGAGCCGCCCTGGCCGCCGTCGACTCACTGACCGTCAAAGGCCGAGCGCCCAAGACCGGTTACGCGCGGGAACGATTCGGCACCGCCTGGGCGGACACCGACTCCAACTCCTGCGACACCCGCGACGACATCCTCAAACGGGACCTGAAGGACGTGAAGTTCACCGGCGGCACCTGCAAGGTCTCCTACGGACTGCTCGAGCCCGACCCGTACTCCGGCAAGGAGATCACCTACCGGCGCGGCAGCAGCCAGGTCGACATCGACCACGTCGTCCCCCTCTCCGACGCCTGGCAGAAGGGCGCCAAGTACTGGGACGCCAGCAAGCGCATAGCCCTGGCCAACGACCCCCTCAACCTCATCGCCGTCGACGCGAGCACCAACCGCGGCAAGGGCGACGGCGACGCGGCCACCTGGCTCCCGCCGAACAAGGTCTACCGCTGCACCTACGTCGCCGAGCAGGTCGCGGTGAAGAAGAAGTACGGCCTGTGGGTCACCGCCGCCGAGAAGGCCGCCATGAAGAAGGTCCTCAGCGGCTGCCCCGGCCAGAAACTCCCCACGGGCGGCAACCCCACCAAGGCCCCGGCCCGCTTCCGCGCGCACTGAGCGGATACGCCGTGCAGGCCGAGGCCGGGACAAGTGCGCGGCACTCGCTGCGAGGTGAGCGGGTGCCGCGTTCGTCGACCGCTTCCGTCAGGCGGTCTTGAGGGCCTTCAGGGAGTCCAGGATCCGGGTCGTCACCTTCTTCGCGCTGGCGGCGCCGTTGTCGGAGCCCGCCGTGGACAGCACGGTGATCACCGAGTTTCCGGAGCGCACCGCCAGCAGGGTGGTGCCGTTCTCCCAGGCGCCGCTCGTCAGCGTCATCGTGTAGGCCTCGTCCCCGAGCCCGGCCGTGGACGTCCCGGTGAGCTTCACCTTGGCGTGCGCGTCGGTGTCGGTGAAGGTGGCGCACTCATCGGCCACGGCCTGCATCTGCTTCATCACCGCGGTGGCGGTGGTGCCCTGGAACGCGTCGATCTCCTGGGCGATCTCCTCGGTCTTGCCGTGGTTCACGTAGTCGTTCTGCGCGAACGACACGCCCCCCTTGTAACCGGTCACCTGGATCCAGGACGTGGCCTCCAGCCGGGTGCAGTCCGGCTTCGCCTTGCTGGGGCCGGACGGGTCGAGGAAGGTGCCGCCGGAGTCCGAGGCGCCGTCGGCCTCGGGGGCGAACCCGGCGGGGAAGGCCGACGCCGGCGCCAGCGCCTTCTTCAGCTGCGTACCGGTGGCGAGCCCGGCGTTGGGGTCCTTCGCCTTGCTCGGCGCGGCGCTCGCCCCGCCGGTGTCGGAGGACGAACCGGAGGAACAGGCGGTGAGGGCCAGCGGAAGTGCCGCGACGGCGAGCAGCGTGGCGACACGGGGGGCGAGACGCATGACAGTCCTTCGAGTGCTGAGTTACGGGGATGCGTGTACGGCGTTCCGTACGGCGTCCGGCAGCCGGCTTGGCCGCGCGGGATCGAGCCCGGATGGCGGGGGCCGGTGGGACGTTTCGTTGAGCGGTGCGAAGTGCGCGGTGTGCAGTGCGCAGGGCGCAGTGAGCGGTGTGTGAGGGGAGGCGGGTGTCGCCGAGCGCCGGCTGAGCGGCCGTGAGGCGGGCGGACCGGCTCAGGCCGTCTTCCTCCAGGCGCCGCGGCCGGTGGCGGTGAGGCAGGAGACGCCCGGGCCGGTGCCCTTGGCATGCGCGGGCGCGGCGCCGATGACGGCGGCCCTCACGACGGCCGTCAGAGCCGCCTTGGCTTTCAGGTCCATGGCGAATCCCTCCCCAATGCGGCGGCCTCCCCCTCCGGCGGCCGCCTGTTCGCTGGGTCAATAAGACCACAGCTTGTGAACCGAGTCAACACGGTTCACAGTGCTGGAGCAATGCACGCCGTGAATGCGTGGGTCTTGTGTACGTCGGTATGCTCGGCGCACACACGGGACGAGGGGACAAAGCCGGTGCAGGACAACGCGACAGAGGTGACCGCAGCGGGCATCGCCCGGCTCGCCGGAGTGGGCCGGGCCGCCGTCAGCAACTGGCGCCGCAGGCACGCCGATTTCCCCAAGCCGGTCGGCGGCACCGAGACCAGCCCCTCCTTCGCGCTCGCCGAGGTCGAGGCCTGGCTGCGCAAGCAGGGCAAACTCGCCGAGGTCCCGCTGCGCGAACGCGTCTGGCAGCAGCTCGTCGGCCACCCCGAGGGTCCGCTGACCGCCCTGGTGCACGCGGGCTGCGCCCTGCTGCTGATCCACGAGCGGCCCACGGTCTGGCTCGACGCGAGCGCCGGCTCGGACGCCCGCCTCGCCGCGATCCTGCCGGGAGTGCTGGAACAGGTGCTGTCGCCTGTGAACGCCGAAGCCGGCGTTCACAGCCCGTCCGCCCCTCGCCCTGTTCACACCGCTCACCGCGCCCCCGCAGGCGCCCCCGCAGGCGCCCCCGCGGGCACCCCCACCACCCCGGCCGCCGGCGCCCCGGCCCCCGCCCCCGCCCCCGCCCTCCGCATCCCCACCGGCCCCCAGCTCCTCCCCTCCGTCCCCCTGCTGCGCGGTGCGGCCGAGCTGGCCGCCGAGACCGGAGCGCGGCAGGCGTTCGAGTTCCTGCTGGGCCGGCATCTGGACGCCAACCCCCGCCAGTACACGCTCACCCCGGCCGAACTCGCCGGGCTCATGGCCGACCTCGCCGGCCCCGCCCGCCGGGTCCTGGACCCCGCCTGCGGCACCGGCGCGCTGCTGCGGGCCGTCGAGTCCCGCCCCGACCAGGAGCTGTACGCCCAGGACAGCGCCCCCGAGCTGGCCGCGCTCACCGCACTGCGGCTCGCGCTGCACTCCCGGGCCGGTGTGCGCGGCGCGGCCGGCGACACCCTGCGCGCCGACGCCTTCCCCGGCCTGCGGGCCGACGCGGTGCTGTGCCATCCGCCGTTCAACGAGCGCAACTGGGGCCACGACGAACTCGCCTACGACCCCCGCTGGGAGTACGGCTTTCCGGCCCGCACCGAGTCCGAACTGGCGTGGGTGCAGCACGCGCTGGCCCGGCTGGCCGACGGCGGCGCCGCCGTCCTGCTGATGCCGCCGGCCGCCGCCTCCCGCCGTTCCGGGCGCCGGATCCGCGCCGATCTGCTGCGCCGGGGCGCGCTGCGGGCCGTGGTCGCGCTGCCGGTCGGGGCGGCGCCGCCGTACAACATCCCGCTGCACGTGTGGGTGCTGCGCCGGCCGGAGCGGACGCCGGCGTCGCCCGAGCTGCTGCTCGTGGACACCGGGAGGTTCGCCGGGGAGGGGCGCGGCGGCCCGGACTGGCCGGCCGTGCGCGAGGCCGTCCTGGACGCCTGGCGCGACTTCGAACGGGCGGGGCGGCTGGCGGAGCGGCCCGGGCTCGCCCGTTCCGTGCCGGTCATCGAGCTCCTCGGCGACGACGTGGACCTCGCTCCCGCCCGCCATCTGCCGCCGGTCGTGGCCGACGGCGCGGAGCAGCTCGCGGCGGTGCGCGAGCGCCTCGGGGAGACCCTGCGCCTGACCGCCGACCTCGCTCCGCCGCCCGCCGCGCCCGCGCCCGGCGCGCGCTGGCCGCTCACCACCATCGGCGAACTCGCGCGCGGAGGCGCGCTGATGATGCGCACCGGCGGAAACGGCGGGCACGCGCGCGTGCCCGTGCTCACCGACCACGACGTCCTCGCCGGCACCGCGCCCTCCGGCACGCTCCCGGAGAGCGAGGAGGAGCCCGTGCTGACCGAGCCGGGCGATGTCGTCGTACCGGTGCTGGGCGGCGGTTCGGTGGCGCGCGTGATCGACGACGCCACGGCGGGCGCCGCCCTGGGACGCAACCTCGTGCTGCTGCGCCCGGACCGCGCGGCGCTCGACCCGTGGTTCCTGGCCGGGTTCCTGCGCGGTACCGCGAACAACCGGCAGGCCAGCAGCTACGCCTCCACCGCGACCCGGCTGGACGTGCGCCGCCTGCAGCTGCCCCGGCTCCCGCTGGACGAACAGCGGCGCTACGGCGCGCGCTTCCGCGCTCTCGACGAGTTCGAGCGGGCGCTGCGCCGCGCGAGCCGGCTCGGGGAGCAGCTCGTGCGCGGGATGTACGACGGCCTGACCGACGGCACGGTGGCGCCGGACTGACCACGGGGGCGGGCAGGACAACGGTTCGGTACATCCGGGAGGCTTGCCCGTGTCCTTGTCGGTCCCGGGCCATATGCTCGAAGCGACAATCGCACGACCGGCGTTCTCCGCCCGACGGAGCACGCCGGTCGGATGTGTACGCCCACTTCAGGCATCAGGAGCAGCCATGCAAGGCCTCGGCCACGGACAGCCGGTGAAGCAGCCGCCGCACACCGGGTGGCTGGTTCTGCTGCGTGTGCTGTTCGTGGCGACCGGGTTCTTCAGCATCGGCATGCTGGCCTGGGTGATGCTGCTGCGGCTGGCGGCCGTCACGCGGCGGGCGCTGGACTGGTGCCTGTTCGTCGCCGCCCTGGTCGCCGACCTGCTCAGCCTGGTGCTCATAGGCAGCGAACCCGGCGACGACATCCACACCCCGGTCGGCTATTTCGGCATGTTCCTGCTGCTGGGCACCCTGGCGGGCGCGATCGTGTACTACCTCGTCGCGGAGATCCGCCACTACGCCCGCCGGCGGCAGGCGTACGCGGCCCAGCGGCCGGCGCAGGGCGGCTACGCCTATCCGGGCCCGGCGACCGCGTACCCGGCGACGCCCGTCCCGACCGTGCCGATCGGCCGGGCGGGCCACGACACCCCGTTCCCGCAGGCCCCCCTCGCCCCGCACACCCCGCCGCCGATGACGCACGCGCCCGTGCCCCAGCCGCCCCAGCGCCCGGCGCCCAGCCACATCGAGCAGGTGCGCGCCGAACTGGACGAGCTGAGCGACTACCTGCGCAAGCACGACGGCCGCAACGACGGCTCCGAGAGCGGAAGGTGAGCGTGGCGGCAGGACGTGTCGTCGCCGGCCGGTACGAACTGTCCACCCTCATCGGGCAGGGCGGCATGGGCCAGGTGTGGACGGCGTACGACCGGCGGCTGGACCGGCGCGTGGCGGTGAAGCTGCTGCGCCCCGACAAGGTGGCCGGCCAGGAGGCGGACGAGCTGCGCCGCCGGTTCATGCGCGAGTGCCGGGTGACCGCGCAGGTGGACCACCCCGGCCTGGTGACCGTGCACGACGCGGGCAGCGAGGGCGAGGAGCTGTTCCTCGTCATGCAGTACGTCGACGGCGCCGACCTGTCCGACCATCTCGCCGAGCACGACCCGTACCCGTGGCCGTGGGCGGTCGCGGTGGCCGCGCAGCTGTGCGCCGTGCTGAGCGCCGTGCACGCCGTGCCGATCGTGCACCGCGACCTCAAGCCGCGCAACGTGATGGTGAAGCAGGACGGCACGGTCACGGTGCTCGACCTGGGCGTGGCCTCGGTCATGGACACCGACACCACCCGGCTCACCCACACCGGCTCCCCGATCGGCTCGCCCGCCTACATGGCGCCGGAGCAGGCGATGGGCGGCGCGGTCGGGCCGTACACGGACCTGTACGCGCTGGGCGTGCTGATGCACGAACTGCTCAGCGGAGACGTGCCGTTCGCGGGTTCCACGGCGCTCGGCGTGCTGCACCGGCACCTGTACGAGCCGCCGCTGCCGGTGCGCCGTATCCGCCCGGAGGTCCCCGAGGCGCTCGAGGCGCTGGTGCTGCGCCTGCTCGCGAAGGACCCGCAGCACCGGCCGGCGTCCGCGCAGGAGGTGTACGAGGACCTGGCGGCGCTGCTGCCCGCGCGCGGGACGCCCAGCGGGGCCCCCTTGGACCCCACGCGCCCCTTCCTGCGCCCGCACGCCCCTTGGCCGGACCGCGCGCGGACCCCCGCGCCCCAGCCGGCCCCCGTCGCGCCGGCGCCGCCGGTGGCCGAGAAGCCCGATGTCGCCGCCGCCGTCGAGGAGGTCAAGCGGCTGCTGGGGGAGGGGCGCATCACCCAGGCCGTGGACATCCTCGGCGCGATCCTGCCGGCCGCCGCCGAGCAGCACGGCGAGCACTCCCCGGTCGTGCGCACCCTGCGCAAGCAGTACGCGGCCACGCTCATGGACGACGGCCAGTACCGGCGCGCGCTGCCCGAACTGCGCCGGCTCGCCGACGAACGCGCCGCCGAGGCCGGCCAGGCCGACCCGCAGTCCCTGCGCTACCGCTACGAGGCCGCGCAGTGCCTGGAGCAGCTGGGCCAGCCGGCGGCGGCGCTCGCCGAGTACCGGGCGCTGCTGCCGTACTACGAGAACCAGTACGTCTCCGGAGACCCGCAGCTCGCTCACGAGGTGCGCCGGCGCATCGGCCA
This genomic interval from Streptomyces sp. NBC_00557 contains the following:
- a CDS encoding HNH endonuclease family protein; translated protein: MTRLRGGAVAAVVVLVAVAGCRTDKAGGSSGSEPTGGTGAALAAVDSLTVKGRAPKTGYARERFGTAWADTDSNSCDTRDDILKRDLKDVKFTGGTCKVSYGLLEPDPYSGKEITYRRGSSQVDIDHVVPLSDAWQKGAKYWDASKRIALANDPLNLIAVDASTNRGKGDGDAATWLPPNKVYRCTYVAEQVAVKKKYGLWVTAAEKAAMKKVLSGCPGQKLPTGGNPTKAPARFRAH
- a CDS encoding serine/threonine-protein kinase; its protein translation is MSTLIGQGGMGQVWTAYDRRLDRRVAVKLLRPDKVAGQEADELRRRFMRECRVTAQVDHPGLVTVHDAGSEGEELFLVMQYVDGADLSDHLAEHDPYPWPWAVAVAAQLCAVLSAVHAVPIVHRDLKPRNVMVKQDGTVTVLDLGVASVMDTDTTRLTHTGSPIGSPAYMAPEQAMGGAVGPYTDLYALGVLMHELLSGDVPFAGSTALGVLHRHLYEPPLPVRRIRPEVPEALEALVLRLLAKDPQHRPASAQEVYEDLAALLPARGTPSGAPLDPTRPFLRPHAPWPDRARTPAPQPAPVAPAPPVAEKPDVAAAVEEVKRLLGEGRITQAVDILGAILPAAAEQHGEHSPVVRTLRKQYAATLMDDGQYRRALPELRRLADERAAEAGQADPQSLRYRYEAAQCLEQLGQPAAALAEYRALLPYYENQYVSGDPQLAHEVRRRIGHLLLALGDRPSAHDTLARLLMDVERLHGPGYPMALEIRRTLQWLGQVRG
- a CDS encoding N-6 DNA methylase, translating into MQDNATEVTAAGIARLAGVGRAAVSNWRRRHADFPKPVGGTETSPSFALAEVEAWLRKQGKLAEVPLRERVWQQLVGHPEGPLTALVHAGCALLLIHERPTVWLDASAGSDARLAAILPGVLEQVLSPVNAEAGVHSPSAPRPVHTAHRAPAGAPAGAPAGTPTTPAAGAPAPAPAPALRIPTGPQLLPSVPLLRGAAELAAETGARQAFEFLLGRHLDANPRQYTLTPAELAGLMADLAGPARRVLDPACGTGALLRAVESRPDQELYAQDSAPELAALTALRLALHSRAGVRGAAGDTLRADAFPGLRADAVLCHPPFNERNWGHDELAYDPRWEYGFPARTESELAWVQHALARLADGGAAVLLMPPAAASRRSGRRIRADLLRRGALRAVVALPVGAAPPYNIPLHVWVLRRPERTPASPELLLVDTGRFAGEGRGGPDWPAVREAVLDAWRDFERAGRLAERPGLARSVPVIELLGDDVDLAPARHLPPVVADGAEQLAAVRERLGETLRLTADLAPPPAAPAPGARWPLTTIGELARGGALMMRTGGNGGHARVPVLTDHDVLAGTAPSGTLPESEEEPVLTEPGDVVVPVLGGGSVARVIDDATAGAALGRNLVLLRPDRAALDPWFLAGFLRGTANNRQASSYASTATRLDVRRLQLPRLPLDEQRRYGARFRALDEFERALRRASRLGEQLVRGMYDGLTDGTVAPD